GAGACGACACCGGCGCCCACCGTATGGCCGCCCTCACGGATCGCAAACCGCACACCCTTCTCCATCGCGATCGGCGTGATCAGTTCCGCCTCAAACTCAATGTTGTCCCCAGGCATCACCATCTCCACCCCG
Above is a window of Elusimicrobiota bacterium DNA encoding:
- the tuf gene encoding elongation factor Tu (EF-Tu; promotes GTP-dependent binding of aminoacyl-tRNA to the A-site of ribosomes during protein biosynthesis; when the tRNA anticodon matches the mRNA codon, GTP hydrolysis results; the inactive EF-Tu-GDP leaves the ribosome and release of GDP is promoted by elongation factor Ts; many prokaryotes have two copies of the gene encoding EF-Tu); this encodes GVEMVMPGDNIEFEAELITPIAMEKGVRFAIREGGHTVGAGVVSEVIA